From one Triticum aestivum cultivar Chinese Spring chromosome 4B, IWGSC CS RefSeq v2.1, whole genome shotgun sequence genomic stretch:
- the LOC123094437 gene encoding probable CCR4-associated factor 1 homolog 11 — MNPAAGMFPMFPPPPPPPFHYAFPMQPPPYFYHAPMSPVWPSSPVPVLSVWASNFKYESANLRHVARNAQYVAIALHYPGVVHHPDQDHNALTAEQRYALVKANVDDLKPLQLGIALYDSDGGYLAAWEFNLRDFRPQADPHDENSLAYLAGRGLDVGALRDHGVSAGMLSKKLFESGLVGARRGRSRSWITYAGAYHVAYLLKIVTGGAPLPRDVAGFNGAVRRYLGDQVYDVATMAAGCPAMPLGLEQIADYLGFHPPLGSPRLAAAAGVRALQVFMRLKYVELGGDVRKYRGLLKGLH, encoded by the coding sequence ATGAACCCGGCCGCCGGTATGTTCCCAATGtttccaccgccaccgccgccacctttCCACTACGCGTTCCCGATGCAGCCCCCGCCGTACTTCTACCATGCACCAATGTCGCCGGTATGGCCGTCGTCGCCGGTCCCTGTGCTCTCCGTGTGGGCGTCCAACTTCAAGTACGAATCGGCCAACCTCCGCCACGTCGCCAGGAACGCCCAGTACGTCGCCATCGCCCTGCACTACCCGGGCGTTGTCCACCACCCCGACCAGGACCACAACGCCCTCACCGCCGAGCAGCGCTACGCTCTCGTGAAGGCCAACGTGGACGACCTGAAGCCGCTCCAGCTCGGCATCGCCCTCTACGACAGCGACGGCGGGTACCTCGCCGCCTGGGAGTTCAACCTCCGCGACTTCCGCCCCCAGGCCGACCCGCACGACGAGAACTCCCTCGCGTACCTCGCCGGCCGCGGGCTCGACGTCGGCGCGCTCCGCGACCACGGCGTCAGTGCCGGCATGCTAAGCAAGAAGCTGTTTGAATCCGGCCTGGTCGGCGCTCGGCGTGGGCGGTCGCGGAGTTGGATCACCTACGCTGGGGCTTATCACGTCGCGTACCTGCTCAAAATTGTCACCGGCGGCGCCCCGCTGCCGCGAGACGTGGCCGGGTTCAACGGCGCCGTGCGGCGTTACCTCGGCGACCAGGTCTATGATGTGGCCACGATGGCGGCCGGCTGCCCGGCCATGCCACTGGGGTTGGAGCAGATCGCCGATTACCTCGGCTTCCATCCGCCGCTGGGGAGCCCTCGCCTCGCAGCTGCCGCCGGCGTGCGCGCGCTGCAGGTCTTCATGCGGCTGAAGTACGTAGAGCTCGGCGGCGACGTGCGAAAATACCGGGGTCTTCTTAAAGGCCTGCACTAG
- the LOC123094438 gene encoding probable CCR4-associated factor 1 homolog 11, whose protein sequence is MNPAAGMFPMFPPPPFHYALPMQPPPYFYHAPMSPVWPSSAVPVRSVWASNFKHESANLRHVASRAQYVAVNVHYPGVVHHPSQDHNALTVEERYALVKAKVDDLKPLQVGIALYDSDGGYLDAWEFNLRDFRPQADPHDENSLAYLAGRGLDVGALRDHGVSADMLDKKLFESGLVGARRGRSRSWITYAGAYHVAYLLKIVTGGAPLPRDVAGFNGAVRRYIGDQVYDVATMAAGCPAMPLGLEHIADYLGFHPPLGSPRLAAAAGVRALQVFMRLKYVELGGDVRKYRGLLKGLH, encoded by the coding sequence ATGAACCCGGCCGCTGGTATGTTCCCAATGTTTCCGCCGCCACCTTTCCACTACGCGCTCCCCATGCAGCCCCCGCCGTACTTCTACCATGCACCCATGTCGCCGGTATGGCCGTCGTCCGCGGTCCCGGTGCGTTCCGTGTGGGCGTCCAACTTCAAGCATGAATCGGCCAACCTCCGCCACGTCGCCAGCAGAGCCCAGTACGTCGCCGTCAACGTGCACTACCCGGGCGTCGTCCACCACCCCAGCCAGGACCACAACGCCCTCACCGTGGAGGAGCGCTACGCCCTCGTgaaggccaaggttgacgaccTTAAGCCGCTGCAGGTCGGCATCGCGCTCTACGACAGCGACGGCGGGTACCTCGACGCCTGGGAGTTCAACCTCCGCGACTTCCGCCCCCAGGCCGACCCGCACGACGAGAACTCCCTCGCGTACCTCGCCGGCCGCGGCCTCGACGTCGGCGCGCTCCGCGACCACGGCGTCAGCGCCGACATGCTAGACAAGAAGCTGTTTGAATCCGGCCTGGTCGGCGCTCGGCGTGGGCGGTCGCGGAGTTGGATCACGTACGCTGGGGCCTACCATGTCGCATACCTGCTCAAAATCGTCACCGGCGGCGCCCCGCTGCCGCGAGACGTGGCCGGGTTCAACGGCGCCGTGCGGCGTTACATCGGCGACCAGGTCTATGATGTGGCCACGATGGCGGCCGGCTGCCCGGCCATGCCACTGGGGTTGGAGCACATCGCCGATTACCTCGGCTTCCATCCGCCGCTGGGGAGCCCTCGCCTCGCAGCTGCCGCCGGCGTGCGCGCGCTGCAGGTCTTCATGCGGCTGAAGTACGTAGAGCTCGGCGGCGACGTGCGAAAATACCGGGGTCTTCTTAAAGGCCTGCACTAG